A single window of Flavobacteriales bacterium DNA harbors:
- a CDS encoding oligosaccharide repeat unit polymerase, producing MLRILIIIAFVVEYLAARTFNPDCINPLIALWSIYFVSVWIQQKTFRKNFVFSPVFVFNSIYYLIFSVTDISGLFYDHELSWVIVYAFLSFNVGVPLAVFLNRDIPQQMNIRFIPKAYNNYITISLGMGVISMIVYFLFFGIPLLQANINEARTVGNTGAVNPLFFVIKYNANIALLMLCIASIKRYVLKQSFHIRGFNFLLGGVLLFLMVLESNRTSFYYVFVPSFVYLLVLKRRISIKSVVIPVVFILSIAYFGRYRNAGSFDRPITVTFLNELVAMKYNLTTVYRYYSEHEEREHGMMHLRGLAVLLPGHQLDMSLFLKNKLGIEFEGGGMTPTILGQIYVDFGFWGLIIEMFLLGLLLNQYFFWVLHSHREIVLIMFCYLMAYFPYSIRNGILYSYAIVFSLVFIWLYKVVLRKSE from the coding sequence ATGCTGAGGATACTGATCATTATTGCATTCGTTGTAGAGTATCTCGCAGCCCGGACTTTTAATCCAGATTGTATCAACCCACTGATTGCTTTGTGGAGCATATATTTTGTCAGTGTCTGGATACAACAAAAGACATTCAGAAAGAATTTTGTGTTCAGTCCGGTATTTGTTTTTAACAGCATATACTACCTGATTTTTTCCGTGACTGATATATCAGGCCTTTTTTATGATCACGAGTTGTCGTGGGTCATTGTGTATGCATTTCTGTCATTTAATGTAGGTGTTCCGTTGGCGGTTTTTTTGAATAGAGATATTCCTCAGCAGATGAACATTCGGTTTATCCCCAAAGCATATAACAACTACATAACGATATCATTGGGAATGGGCGTCATCTCCATGATTGTCTATTTTCTCTTTTTCGGAATACCACTGCTCCAGGCAAACATAAATGAAGCAAGAACAGTAGGGAATACCGGAGCTGTAAACCCACTGTTCTTTGTGATTAAGTACAATGCGAATATTGCTTTGCTCATGCTGTGTATAGCCTCTATCAAACGCTATGTGCTCAAGCAGTCATTTCATATAAGAGGTTTTAATTTTCTCCTGGGGGGGGTGTTGTTATTTCTGATGGTTCTCGAATCGAATAGGACAAGCTTTTATTATGTATTTGTGCCATCTTTTGTCTACCTGCTGGTACTCAAGAGAAGGATCTCCATTAAAAGTGTTGTGATTCCTGTTGTATTTATCTTATCCATTGCGTATTTCGGTAGATATAGAAATGCGGGGTCGTTTGACAGGCCCATTACGGTCACTTTTCTGAATGAACTGGTCGCGATGAAATACAACCTTACCACGGTTTATCGGTATTACTCCGAACATGAAGAGCGAGAACACGGCATGATGCACTTGAGAGGACTTGCGGTACTGCTGCCAGGACACCAGTTGGATATGAGCCTGTTTCTTAAAAACAAACTGGGAATTGAATTTGAAGGAGGAGGAATGACACCTACCATTCTGGGGCAGATTTATGTGGATTTTGGATTCTGGGGATTGATTATAGAAATGTTTCTGCTCGGCTTGTTGTTAAATCAATATTTTTTCTGGGTCTTGCACAGCCATAGGGAAATCGTACTGATTATGTTTTGTTACCTCATGGCGTATTTTCCTTATTCGATCCGAAATGGAATCTTGTATTCTTATGCCATTGTGTTCAGTTTGGTTTTCATATGGTTGTATAAAGTGGTCTTGAGAAAAAGTGAATGA
- a CDS encoding gliding motility-associated C-terminal domain-containing protein, with translation MKIRYRAGSRRFACMVSLAILAGSTTVSAQKGKAGSVTLSAASTVVNEYTYLTADVAAGSTGITVNNSALNANGRFSAALATGDLVFIYQAQGATLDGAPNDITYGAVLNYVSSGQYEFAQVLGVPNANTIELDCGLQHDYADSGHVQVIRVPRYADLTINSGSKVTAPAWDGQTGGLVIIEVENDLVVNGTMDASGLGFRGGRLDTQTDWGFYGVKNLDPKFGGEKGEGIGGYQAYYDATIGGRYSRGAPANGGGGGNSHNSGGGGGGNGGDPLAWLSTGNPDTSQPGWIQAWELEAAGFHTSVSSGGGRGGYTWSDLNADATVVGPEQAAWSGDNRKPLGGFGGRPLDYSSGRLFLGGGGGAGDSNNGDGGVGGEGGGVIFAMVYGDISGSGQIISNGVKGGDACCAGFSSGGNDGAGGGGAGGTVILNTLGSASGVTVQANGGSGGSQFNKPSAGSNTEAEGPGGGGGGGHVAISNGALTVTASGGKNGTTNATSLTEFPPNGATSGHAGTINGTIGGFDLAINDTTVCLGGSVDLAPNIVGTAPGGLTVTWWDAEVGGNLLATGSPLALGPLNADTTLYVGTCPGTFRVPVTVTVGASLSVDAGSNVTICSGGSVQLNASGGVTYVWSPSTGLSNPNIANPIANPSSTTTYHVTVTNGGGCSGTDSVEVSVGSSLNISVTADATICDGSNVQLAATGGGTKFTWSPAATLSDSTVFNPVATPTSTTKYYVLVEDTSGGCSHLDSVTIAVAPIPLAEAGAGATLCMGDSIQLNGSGGGTYAWSPVVGLSDPNIAMPYARPSATTTYYLTVTGAGGCSAIDSVAVVVNPVPSAEAGTDVTMCLGSATQLNGSGAGTYLWSPSTGLNNATIANPVANPTSTTTYWLTVTNAFGCKDSDSVVVSIGTNLTVTVTADTAICPGDSVQLSASGGNSYQWTPASTLNNDTIFNPVATPVALTYYYVQVTDTAGCTGYDSVLVSLRTPPPADAGTNQLMCAGDSVQLQATGGIDYVWGPSGGLSQVGVSNPKASPSGDMTYYVTVTDTYGCAATDSMEVNINPGPNVNFSNTGGCTGDSIRFTDLSNSVGGSITGWKWTFAGTGTSNLQDPVYLFAGSGTYLVKLVATDSVGCSDSIQKGVTLGAKPTVNFNDTASGCGSLYVQFSNFSNGGTLYAWDFGDGSTSSQNSPAHNYTSPGNYDVTLVVTNGSSGCSDSLTYADMIRVYSNPVAEFNYSPTDISAGQEVQFTDVTSGGTACTWYFADDNSTSSAFNPTHVFQDTGCFDVSMIACSSMGCTDTSVHQLCISEDVKLHIPNTITPNQDGSNDTWIITNLDRYPAAVIRLYNRNGNLLQTFTSYRNDFGGMIDGKDLPAAPYYYMLDLGDGSDVIKGILTIIR, from the coding sequence ATGAAGATCAGGTACAGAGCCGGTAGTCGTCGTTTTGCGTGCATGGTTTCGCTGGCGATCCTGGCCGGAAGTACCACCGTTTCGGCTCAAAAGGGAAAGGCGGGAAGCGTTACCCTATCTGCCGCATCCACCGTCGTTAACGAATACACATACCTCACCGCAGATGTTGCGGCCGGAAGCACCGGCATCACCGTTAACAACAGTGCGCTGAACGCCAATGGTCGGTTCTCTGCTGCACTGGCCACCGGCGATCTGGTGTTCATTTATCAGGCGCAGGGAGCAACCCTGGATGGTGCTCCCAATGACATCACCTATGGTGCGGTACTGAACTACGTCTCATCCGGCCAGTATGAATTCGCACAGGTACTAGGTGTGCCCAATGCCAATACCATCGAACTGGATTGCGGATTGCAGCATGATTATGCCGATAGCGGACATGTGCAGGTGATCCGGGTGCCCCGTTATGCAGACCTTACCATTAACAGCGGTTCAAAGGTAACAGCTCCGGCGTGGGATGGTCAGACGGGTGGACTGGTGATCATTGAAGTGGAAAATGACCTGGTGGTGAACGGAACCATGGATGCCAGCGGACTTGGCTTCCGGGGAGGCAGACTGGATACCCAGACCGACTGGGGTTTTTATGGTGTGAAGAATTTGGATCCCAAGTTTGGTGGAGAGAAGGGTGAGGGGATCGGGGGATACCAGGCGTATTATGATGCAACCATCGGAGGTAGATACTCACGTGGTGCACCGGCCAACGGCGGTGGTGGAGGTAACTCCCACAACTCCGGCGGTGGTGGAGGTGGCAATGGCGGAGATCCGCTTGCGTGGCTGTCAACCGGCAACCCGGATACAAGTCAACCCGGATGGATCCAGGCTTGGGAACTGGAAGCTGCCGGCTTTCACACGTCCGTTTCATCCGGAGGTGGAAGAGGCGGATACACATGGAGCGATTTGAATGCCGATGCCACTGTGGTGGGCCCTGAACAGGCGGCCTGGTCAGGAGACAACCGAAAGCCTTTGGGTGGGTTTGGAGGAAGACCACTCGATTATTCTTCAGGCAGACTTTTTCTCGGCGGCGGCGGTGGAGCGGGCGACAGCAACAATGGCGACGGCGGTGTGGGCGGTGAAGGAGGCGGTGTCATCTTTGCGATGGTGTATGGCGATATCAGCGGATCGGGACAAATCATATCGAACGGAGTCAAAGGCGGGGATGCATGTTGTGCCGGTTTTTCATCCGGAGGAAATGATGGTGCAGGTGGTGGTGGCGCAGGCGGAACGGTTATTCTCAACACGTTGGGCAGCGCATCGGGCGTTACCGTGCAGGCCAATGGCGGCAGTGGAGGTTCCCAGTTCAACAAACCCAGCGCCGGTTCAAACACCGAAGCAGAAGGTCCTGGTGGTGGTGGTGGTGGTGGCCATGTGGCCATTTCCAATGGTGCGTTGACCGTTACGGCATCGGGTGGAAAGAATGGCACCACGAATGCAACTTCCCTTACGGAGTTCCCACCGAATGGTGCTACTTCCGGCCATGCCGGTACCATAAACGGCACCATTGGAGGATTCGACCTTGCGATCAATGATACAACGGTGTGCCTGGGCGGCTCAGTTGATTTGGCACCGAATATTGTCGGCACCGCCCCCGGCGGACTTACCGTTACCTGGTGGGATGCGGAAGTGGGTGGCAATCTGCTGGCAACGGGAAGTCCGCTTGCATTAGGCCCCCTCAACGCTGATACAACGCTTTATGTGGGTACATGCCCGGGTACGTTCAGGGTTCCTGTTACTGTTACGGTGGGTGCTTCCCTGTCTGTGGATGCCGGCAGCAACGTGACCATCTGTTCCGGTGGCAGCGTACAACTTAACGCATCAGGTGGCGTCACTTACGTGTGGTCGCCTTCCACGGGTCTTTCCAATCCGAACATCGCCAACCCTATTGCCAATCCTTCTTCCACCACCACTTATCATGTGACAGTAACCAATGGCGGCGGATGTTCCGGAACCGATTCGGTGGAAGTGAGTGTGGGGTCGTCCCTCAACATATCGGTAACAGCTGATGCCACGATTTGCGATGGAAGCAATGTTCAGTTGGCAGCCACGGGTGGGGGTACAAAGTTCACATGGTCGCCGGCGGCCACGCTAAGTGATTCGACCGTTTTCAATCCGGTGGCCACGCCCACATCTACCACTAAGTACTATGTGCTGGTGGAGGATACGTCCGGCGGATGCAGCCACCTGGATTCTGTTACCATTGCCGTTGCACCCATACCATTGGCTGAAGCAGGTGCCGGCGCTACCTTGTGTATGGGTGACAGCATACAGCTGAATGGCAGTGGTGGCGGAACCTATGCATGGTCTCCGGTTGTAGGATTGAGTGATCCGAACATCGCCATGCCTTATGCAAGACCATCTGCAACCACCACCTATTACCTCACCGTTACCGGTGCCGGAGGATGTTCTGCTATCGATTCAGTGGCTGTTGTTGTTAATCCCGTACCCAGTGCCGAAGCAGGAACGGATGTGACCATGTGTCTGGGAAGTGCCACCCAATTGAATGGCAGCGGTGCTGGTACGTACCTGTGGAGTCCGTCAACCGGGCTTAACAACGCAACGATTGCCAACCCGGTCGCAAATCCCACATCCACTACTACGTACTGGCTGACCGTAACGAATGCGTTCGGTTGCAAGGACAGTGATTCGGTGGTGGTCAGCATCGGTACCAATCTGACGGTGACCGTAACAGCGGATACGGCCATCTGTCCGGGTGATTCCGTTCAGCTATCGGCGTCGGGCGGGAACAGCTACCAGTGGACGCCCGCATCCACATTGAACAACGACACAATTTTTAATCCGGTGGCCACACCGGTTGCGCTTACCTATTATTACGTGCAGGTTACCGATACCGCCGGTTGCACGGGTTATGATTCCGTGTTGGTATCGTTGAGAACTCCACCGCCGGCTGATGCGGGCACCAATCAGCTCATGTGTGCCGGTGATTCTGTTCAACTGCAGGCGACGGGTGGAATTGATTATGTATGGGGACCTTCGGGCGGATTGAGCCAGGTGGGTGTATCCAATCCGAAAGCAAGTCCTTCCGGCGATATGACCTATTACGTGACCGTGACGGATACGTATGGGTGCGCAGCTACGGATAGCATGGAGGTGAACATCAACCCCGGACCCAATGTGAACTTCTCTAACACCGGTGGATGCACGGGTGATTCGATCCGTTTCACCGACCTGTCCAACAGCGTGGGCGGTAGCATCACCGGATGGAAATGGACTTTTGCCGGTACCGGTACCAGCAACCTGCAGGACCCGGTGTACCTGTTTGCAGGGTCGGGTACATACCTGGTGAAGCTTGTGGCAACGGATTCCGTGGGATGTTCGGATTCCATTCAAAAAGGTGTGACCCTCGGTGCCAAACCTACGGTAAACTTCAATGATACTGCATCCGGTTGCGGAAGCCTGTATGTTCAGTTCAGTAATTTCTCGAACGGTGGAACCCTGTATGCATGGGATTTCGGAGATGGTTCCACATCGTCACAGAACAGCCCTGCTCACAACTATACGTCTCCCGGAAACTATGATGTTACACTTGTTGTGACCAATGGTTCAAGCGGCTGCTCGGATTCACTAACCTATGCGGATATGATACGTGTTTATTCGAATCCGGTGGCGGAATTCAATTACTCGCCGACCGATATTTCTGCCGGACAGGAAGTGCAGTTTACGGATGTAACTTCCGGCGGTACGGCATGTACATGGTATTTTGCTGATGATAACTCTACGTCAAGCGCTTTCAATCCCACCCATGTATTTCAGGATACCGGTTGTTTTGATGTATCGATGATTGCCTGCAGCAGCATGGGATGTACGGATACCTCTGTTCATCAGTTGTGTATATCGGAAGATGTAAAACTGCATATTCCCAATACCATCACTCCCAACCAGGACGGGTCGAATGATACATGGATTATTACCAACCTCGATCGGTACCCGGCGGCTGTGATTCGTCTTTACAACCGGAATGGGAACCTACTTCAGACATTCACATCTTATCGGAATGATTTCGGCGGGATGATCGATGGGAAAGATCTGCCGGCTGCACCTTATTACTACATGCTGGATCTCGGTGACGGATCGGATGTGATTAAAGGAATACTGACCATAATCAGATGA
- a CDS encoding glycosyltransferase family 4 protein, with the protein MNNLFIVPLAKLLGKKIIWWDSGSSQMVRTPRRKVIDFVMGILIMLTDAQIAYSQKGRRYMSEYMHAGNCHCLLNAINTSYFEGIREEVNHVADTRETNSQQIRLLYVGVVEKRKMVRELIDMVSALNRAGTRTYMLDIVGGGSEYEPLIKYVEENSIRHVKLLGPKYAYEELKPHYFAADIFVLPGDGGLAVLQSVLFGLPVLTVHADGTEEDYLPPECIFSSLGEIQEALLRMEPVKRLRSSDAARFYHINWITGFVELSNQC; encoded by the coding sequence TTGAATAATCTGTTCATTGTTCCTTTGGCAAAGCTATTGGGTAAAAAGATCATCTGGTGGGATTCCGGTTCCTCACAAATGGTTCGCACACCCAGAAGGAAGGTAATAGATTTTGTCATGGGCATATTGATTATGCTAACGGATGCCCAGATTGCATACTCTCAAAAGGGTAGGCGTTACATGTCGGAATACATGCACGCAGGAAACTGCCACTGCCTTCTGAACGCAATCAATACAAGCTATTTTGAGGGTATTCGCGAAGAAGTGAATCATGTTGCAGATACCAGGGAAACCAATTCTCAACAGATTCGGTTGTTGTATGTTGGTGTTGTGGAGAAGAGAAAGATGGTGCGTGAGTTGATTGATATGGTTTCTGCATTGAACAGGGCGGGTACGCGTACTTACATGTTGGATATTGTGGGAGGAGGTAGCGAATATGAACCTTTAATCAAATACGTTGAGGAAAATTCAATCAGGCATGTTAAGTTGCTTGGCCCGAAGTATGCATATGAAGAACTGAAGCCTCACTATTTTGCTGCGGATATTTTTGTTCTTCCGGGAGACGGAGGGCTTGCTGTGTTGCAGTCTGTGTTGTTTGGATTGCCTGTCTTGACCGTACATGCGGATGGTACGGAGGAGGACTATCTGCCGCCTGAGTGTATTTTCTCTTCATTGGGTGAGATTCAGGAGGCACTTCTTCGGATGGAGCCTGTAAAGCGATTGAGGTCGTCTGATGCAGCGCGGTTTTATCATATTAACTGGATCACCGGATTTGTAGAACTTTCAAATCAATGCTGA
- the wecB gene encoding UDP-N-acetylglucosamine 2-epimerase (non-hydrolyzing), translating to MKSKVLFVFGTRPEAIKMAPVIRELKLHGTALDVRVCVTAQHREMLDQVLEFFEITPEYDLDIMKPGQGLHGLTAAVLQEVKPVLDDFQPDLVLVHGDTTTTMATTLSAFYNHVPVGHVEAGLRTYDMQAPFPEEANRVLTGRLATYHFAPTSRAADNLTKEGVDKAVLTVTGNTVIDALLESVTIVNADGYHHPEISNLRDKVPAGKDWVLVTGHRRENFGSGFENICMALRELAQTEEVEIIYPVHLNPNVQGPVYKYLEGISNVHLISPLSYPAFVWLMDKSRLIITDSGGVQEEAPSLGKPVLVMRETTERPEAVEAGTVILVGTDKNKIVDEARSLLQDKMRYERMAKLHNPYGDGKASERIRAFIEHMIRVKNG from the coding sequence ATGAAAAGTAAGGTATTGTTTGTTTTCGGTACAAGGCCGGAAGCCATTAAAATGGCACCGGTTATACGCGAACTAAAGTTACACGGTACCGCATTGGATGTGAGGGTATGTGTGACTGCCCAGCACCGGGAAATGCTTGATCAGGTGTTGGAATTCTTCGAAATAACTCCCGAATACGATCTTGATATCATGAAGCCCGGTCAGGGATTGCATGGATTGACAGCGGCCGTGCTGCAGGAAGTAAAGCCTGTGTTGGATGACTTCCAGCCAGATCTGGTGCTCGTTCATGGTGACACGACCACGACGATGGCCACCACTTTGTCTGCATTCTATAATCATGTGCCTGTTGGTCATGTTGAAGCGGGTTTGCGCACCTACGATATGCAGGCGCCTTTTCCGGAGGAAGCCAATCGTGTTTTAACGGGTAGACTTGCAACGTATCATTTTGCTCCCACTTCCCGCGCTGCAGATAATCTGACAAAAGAAGGTGTGGATAAGGCTGTTTTGACGGTCACCGGCAATACGGTCATAGATGCATTGCTTGAAAGCGTTACCATTGTGAATGCCGATGGGTACCATCACCCCGAAATTTCTAACCTGCGTGACAAGGTGCCTGCAGGCAAAGACTGGGTATTGGTGACCGGCCACCGCAGGGAGAACTTCGGTTCCGGATTTGAGAACATTTGTATGGCCCTGCGGGAGCTGGCTCAAACCGAGGAAGTGGAGATCATTTACCCGGTGCACCTGAATCCGAATGTGCAAGGCCCGGTTTACAAATACCTGGAAGGAATTTCCAATGTACACCTCATTTCACCTTTGTCTTATCCTGCATTTGTTTGGTTGATGGATAAATCAAGGTTGATTATTACAGACAGTGGTGGCGTGCAGGAAGAGGCTCCGAGTTTGGGTAAGCCTGTGCTTGTGATGCGTGAGACAACCGAGAGACCGGAAGCAGTGGAAGCAGGTACTGTGATTCTGGTGGGCACGGACAAGAACAAGATTGTAGATGAAGCCAGGAGTTTGTTGCAAGACAAAATGCGTTATGAACGCATGGCTAAGTTGCACAACCCATATGGTGATGGCAAAGCCAGTGAGCGGATTCGGGCTTTTATAGAACACATGATACGAGTGAAAAATGGTTGA
- a CDS encoding type IX secretion system membrane protein PorP/SprF: MRQGGMKPGVWIGALLLLALPFMGRGQQLPVFSHYMFNRVLLNPAVAGSDPFINIQLNHRSQWVGFEDAPVTQVLSGHGVLPNGKMGVGGYMFNDAAGPFHRIGLNLAYAYHLQLGEVNLVMGLSGGLLQYSVDGRQMELYDATDQLIDLNTRDKDITPDANFGMYLYNDKLHVGISALHLLEGRLQFFNGKPLPASIPLENHYYLMAGYEIDTRGKLKVEPSLLVHAVKANPVQVHVNTNLLFDEKIYAGISYRTGDAVVLLAGAVIKEHFKVIYSYDFLYSSLRSSNSGSHEITLAYSLAYKSGDGPLKRRYKLNRVHVN, translated from the coding sequence ATGAGACAAGGTGGCATGAAACCGGGTGTATGGATTGGGGCATTGTTGCTGCTTGCTTTGCCGTTTATGGGTCGTGGACAGCAGTTGCCGGTGTTCAGTCATTACATGTTTAATCGTGTGTTGCTGAATCCTGCCGTTGCCGGTTCAGACCCTTTTATCAATATTCAACTGAACCATCGCAGCCAGTGGGTGGGCTTTGAAGATGCGCCGGTAACGCAGGTGCTTAGCGGGCACGGTGTGTTACCCAATGGAAAGATGGGTGTGGGAGGTTATATGTTCAATGATGCTGCCGGGCCTTTTCACCGGATCGGGTTGAACCTGGCGTATGCTTACCATCTTCAGCTTGGAGAAGTGAACCTGGTCATGGGCCTGTCGGGCGGATTGCTTCAGTACAGTGTAGACGGAAGGCAAATGGAACTGTATGACGCCACCGACCAGTTGATAGACCTGAATACACGAGACAAAGACATCACCCCTGATGCCAACTTCGGGATGTATCTCTACAATGACAAGCTGCATGTGGGTATTTCAGCCCTGCACCTGCTGGAAGGGCGGTTGCAGTTTTTTAATGGCAAACCGCTCCCGGCATCCATCCCGCTGGAGAATCACTACTACTTGATGGCCGGATATGAGATAGATACGCGGGGTAAACTCAAAGTGGAGCCTTCGTTATTGGTTCATGCGGTCAAGGCCAACCCTGTGCAGGTGCATGTGAACACGAACCTGTTGTTTGATGAAAAGATCTATGCCGGCATTTCTTACCGGACGGGTGATGCGGTGGTGTTGCTGGCCGGTGCGGTTATCAAGGAACACTTCAAGGTGATTTACTCTTATGATTTCCTGTATTCCTCATTAAGGTCATCCAACAGCGGATCGCATGAGATTACGCTGGCATACAGTCTCGCTTACAAGAGCGGAGACGGGCCCCTGAAACGCAGATATAAGTTGAACCGGGTTCACGTCAATTAG
- the wecC gene encoding UDP-N-acetyl-D-mannosamine dehydrogenase has product MMGLGYIGLPTAALMAAKNLNVHAVDVNPDVVSTINRGEIHIVEPALDGLVKHGVERGYLKAFLEPVSAPVYLIAVPTPFKNDHEPDLAYVESAVKMILPVLAEGQLVVIESTSPVGTTEKMNALVEAVRPELKGKVYFAYCPERVLPGNVIEELSNNDRVIGGLDVKSTELATAFYGKFVKGQLHQSQARTAEMCKLVENASRDVSIAFANELSIICDKAGIDVWELIRLANRHPRVNILQPGTGVGGHCIAVDPWFIVHDFPEEAVIIRKARELNNYKTEWVIEKIKNASLAFELKNKRKPVIACLGLAFKPNIDDLRESPAVSVVKVLMKENCVLKVVEPHVREVEGIEIVPFETAVSEADLVVALVKHDIFAQLRLKPGIEVLDFCGLLNHA; this is encoded by the coding sequence ATGATGGGGCTCGGCTATATTGGGCTACCGACAGCAGCCTTGATGGCAGCCAAAAACCTGAACGTGCATGCGGTGGATGTGAACCCGGATGTGGTTAGTACCATCAACCGGGGTGAGATACATATTGTGGAACCGGCATTGGACGGTTTGGTCAAACATGGAGTGGAAAGAGGTTATCTCAAAGCATTTCTTGAGCCGGTTTCGGCACCTGTATACCTGATTGCGGTTCCGACGCCGTTCAAAAATGATCATGAACCTGATCTTGCGTATGTAGAGTCGGCGGTTAAAATGATATTGCCTGTTTTGGCAGAAGGGCAGTTGGTTGTTATAGAATCCACCAGCCCGGTTGGGACAACGGAAAAAATGAATGCATTGGTTGAGGCGGTCCGGCCTGAGTTGAAGGGCAAAGTATATTTTGCATATTGCCCCGAACGAGTTTTGCCAGGCAACGTGATAGAGGAGTTGAGCAACAATGATCGCGTGATAGGTGGGCTAGACGTGAAGTCGACAGAATTGGCAACGGCCTTCTATGGGAAATTTGTAAAAGGGCAATTGCACCAATCGCAAGCCCGTACGGCTGAAATGTGCAAACTGGTGGAAAATGCCTCGCGGGATGTATCCATTGCCTTTGCCAATGAGTTGTCTATTATTTGTGATAAAGCGGGTATTGATGTGTGGGAATTGATTCGTCTTGCAAATCGTCACCCACGGGTGAATATCCTTCAGCCTGGTACCGGTGTGGGCGGTCATTGTATTGCGGTTGATCCGTGGTTCATTGTACACGACTTCCCTGAGGAGGCTGTCATAATTCGGAAGGCACGTGAGCTTAATAACTACAAAACCGAGTGGGTGATTGAGAAAATCAAAAACGCGTCCCTGGCATTTGAATTGAAAAACAAACGCAAACCGGTGATTGCATGTTTGGGTTTGGCTTTTAAACCGAATATTGATGACTTGAGGGAATCACCGGCTGTATCGGTGGTCAAGGTGCTGATGAAAGAGAATTGTGTGCTTAAAGTGGTTGAACCCCATGTGCGCGAGGTGGAGGGTATTGAAATTGTTCCTTTTGAGACAGCTGTGTCGGAGGCCGACTTGGTTGTAGCCTTGGTTAAACATGATATTTTTGCACAGTTACGACTCAAACCGGGTATTGAAGTGTTGGATTTTTGCGGTTTACTCAATCATGCTTGA
- a CDS encoding oligosaccharide flippase family protein: protein MSYILPGIPVIPVLEVTGRMMAFLSVILVTRILSVEDYGRYSYVLSIVLLVSVVMDGGINSLAFNNSLRNQLDELPSLFTTKNFFSLIAAVLFFAIIGVFKPDYFFLVMLATGSIFFTGSVAFVKMIARGQTEIRTDSLAIVAEPLFRIIVLGIIWIGGIVVGLEMLLLTLLLVSFLAFIVLYGLAKSRYPLDIGFSSIQVKKVFTSSRWYLMYYFALVGIKRSEVVLLNGMLDTTSVAYYSAAFNIYLSLQLFFTAFVSSKLKLAVTSQWHDARRSVLQVAVYAIAVVLFVVLFAKVIFGVIYPVEYAHSHLFLQYLVLGLPFYIMTEAGVYLLNYMHKTRQNAFVLATAMCVKVIMLLVVHPASITQFIFCYVFFETALGVIYLALILRNAKRFFGTGNMKAVYENTAG, encoded by the coding sequence ATGTCATATATCCTGCCTGGTATACCTGTTATTCCAGTTTTGGAGGTGACCGGACGGATGATGGCTTTCCTCAGCGTAATTCTGGTGACACGTATTTTGTCGGTTGAAGATTACGGACGCTATTCTTATGTGTTGTCTATCGTATTGCTGGTATCCGTTGTGATGGATGGCGGTATCAACAGTCTGGCGTTTAATAACAGTCTCAGAAACCAATTGGATGAGCTTCCAAGCTTGTTCACTACCAAGAATTTCTTTTCGTTGATTGCAGCGGTTTTGTTTTTCGCCATCATAGGCGTTTTCAAACCGGATTACTTTTTCCTGGTGATGCTTGCAACCGGGAGTATCTTTTTTACCGGATCAGTGGCGTTTGTGAAAATGATTGCAAGAGGGCAGACGGAGATTCGTACCGATTCTTTGGCAATTGTTGCAGAACCGTTGTTTCGGATCATTGTTCTTGGCATCATTTGGATAGGGGGCATTGTGGTCGGGTTGGAGATGTTGTTGTTGACTTTACTGTTGGTGTCCTTTCTTGCATTCATCGTCTTGTATGGGTTGGCCAAATCAAGATATCCTCTCGACATAGGATTCAGTTCTATTCAGGTGAAGAAGGTGTTTACTTCATCCCGCTGGTACCTTATGTATTATTTTGCGTTGGTAGGAATTAAACGTTCGGAGGTTGTGTTGCTGAATGGAATGCTGGATACGACTTCCGTGGCGTATTATTCGGCTGCGTTTAATATATACCTGTCCCTTCAGCTGTTCTTTACAGCATTCGTTTCCAGCAAGCTCAAATTGGCGGTCACTTCTCAATGGCACGATGCCCGTCGGAGTGTGTTACAGGTTGCTGTGTATGCCATTGCAGTTGTATTGTTTGTGGTCCTTTTTGCCAAGGTCATTTTCGGTGTGATTTATCCGGTGGAATACGCGCATTCCCATTTGTTTCTTCAGTATCTGGTGTTGGGATTACCATTCTATATCATGACAGAGGCCGGCGTATATCTCTTGAACTATATGCACAAAACACGGCAAAATGCATTTGTCTTGGCCACTGCAATGTGCGTAAAGGTGATTATGTTGCTTGTGGTGCATCCTGCCAGTATCACACAATTCATATTTTGCTATGTCTTTTTTGAAACTGCTCTGGGCGTGATTTATCTGGCACTGATTCTGCGCAATGCCAAAAGGTTTTTCGGGACCGGAAACATGAAAGCTGTTTATGAAAATACTGCAGGTTAA